One window of the Sander lucioperca isolate FBNREF2018 chromosome 5, SLUC_FBN_1.2, whole genome shotgun sequence genome contains the following:
- the LOC116057898 gene encoding olfactory receptor 11A1-like: MTNFTQVSYFTFGAYFDIGLFKYLLFTIIICFYAVIICANVLLIVVICKNRSLHEPMYIFLCSLFVNELFGSTVLFPFLLVQILSDIHTIYAPFCFLQIYCVFAYGTVQFINLSIMSYDRYLAICYPLQYNTRMTYNKVAKLIALTWLFPFIEVAVTISLSSSLQLCGNIINKVYCDNYSIVKLACFDTTVNNIQGLFITCLVVFCPLIVILYTYMRILKVCYSGSKQTRQKALSTCTPHLASLINFFFGSFFEVVQSRFNMSSLPMMLRIFLSLYFLTCQPIFNPLMFGLQMSKIRSLCKSLIFGKM; this comes from the coding sequence ATGACAAACTTTACACAGGTTTCATATTTCACTTTTGGTGCATACTTTGATATTGGGCTCTTTAAATACTTATTGTTCACGATTATTATCTGTTTTTATGCTGTAATTATTTGTGCCAATGTTTTGCTGATTGTGGTTATCTGTAAGAACAGAAGCTTACATGAACCGATGTACATTTTTCTGTGCAGCCTGTTTGTAAATGAATTGTTTGGTAGTACAGTATTGTTTCCATTCCTTCTGGTTCAGATCCTCTCTGACATTCACACTATTTATGCTCCcttctgtttcctgcagatttattgtgtgtttgcatatggaACTgtacaatttattaatttatccaTCATGTCTTATGACAGATATCTTGCTATCTGTTATCCTCTGCAATATAACACACGTATGACATATAATAAGGTTGCCAAGCTTATTGCTCTAACATGGTTATTCCCATTTATTGAAGTTGCTGTCACAATATCTTTGAGTTCCTCTTTACAGCTGTGTGGGAACATCATTAACAAAGTTTACTGTGACAACTACTCTATTGTCAAACTGGCCTGCTTTGACACCACAGTGAACAACATTCAAGGACTCTTTATCACTTGTCTTGTAGTCTTTTGTCCTCTCATTGTAATTCTTTACACTTATATGAGGATTCTTAAAGTGTGTTATTCTGGTTCTAAACAGACCAGACAGAAAGCTCTCAGTACCTGCACACCTCACCTCGCTTCTCTGATCAACTTTTTCTTTGGTTCTTTCTTTGAAGTAGTACAGAGCAGGTTTAATATGAGCAGTTTACCCATGATGTTGcgtatttttttgtcattatacTTTCTGACTTGCCAACCGATCTTTAACCCTTTAATGTTTGGTTTGCAAATGTCTAAAAtacgtagcctatgtaaaagtcTTATCTTTGGTAAAATGTAA
- the LOC116057905 gene encoding olfactory receptor 11H4-like, with the protein MTNFTQVSYFTFGAYFDIGFFKYLLFTIIICFYALIICANVLLIVVICKNRSLHEPMYLFLCSLFVNELYGSTGLFPFLLVQILSDIHTIYAPFCFLQIYCVYTYGTVQFINLAIMSYDRYLAICYPLQYNTRMTYNKVAKLIALTWLFPLIEVAVTIFLSSSLQKCGNILNAVYCDNYSVVKLACSDTRVINIYGLFITGLVVFCPLIVILYTYMRILKVCYSGSKQTRQKAVSTCTPQLASLINFFFGSFFEIIQSRFNMSSVPIMLRIILSLYFLTYPPIFNPLMFGLQTSKIRRLCKSIIFGKM; encoded by the coding sequence ATGACAAACTTTACACAGGTTTCATATTTCACTTTTGGTGCATACTTTGATATTGGGTTCTTTAAATACTTATTGTTCACGATTATTATCTGTTTTTATGCTTTAATTATTTGCGCCAATGTTTTGCTGATTGTGGTTATCTGTAAGAACAGAAGCTTACATGAACCGATGTACCTTTTCCTGTGCAGCCtgtttgtaaatgaactgtatggTAGTACAGGGTTGTTTCCATTCCTTCTGGTTCAGATCCTCTCTGACATTCACACTATTTATGCTCCcttctgtttcctgcagatttaTTGTGTGTATACTTATGGAACTgtacaatttattaatttagcCATCATGTCTTATGACAGGTATCTTGCTATCTGTTATCCTCTACAATATAACACACGTATGACATATAACAAGGTTGCCAAGCTTATTGCGCTAACATGGTTATTCCCATTGATTGAAGTTGCTGTCACAATATTTTTAAGTTCGTCTTTacagaaatgtgggaacattttaAACGCAGTGTACTGTGACAACTACTCTGTTGTGAAACTGGCCTGCTCTGACACCAGAGTGATCAACATTTATGGACTCTTTATCACTGGTCTTGTAGTCTTTTGTCCTCTCATCGTAATTCTTTACACATATATGAGGATTCTTAAAGTTTGTTATTCTGGTTCTAAACAGACCAGACAGAAAGCTGTCAGTACCTGCACACCTCAGCTCGCTTCCCTGATTAACTTTTTCTTTGGTTCTTTCTTTGAAATAATACAGAGCAGGTTTAATATGAGCAGTGTACCCATCATGTTGCGTATTATTTTGTCATTGTACTTTCTGACCTACCCACCAATCTTTAACCCTTTAATGTTTGGTTTGCAAACGTCTAAAATACGTAGACTATGTAAAAGTATTATCTTTGGTAAAATGTAA